From the Streptomyces sp. KMM 9044 genome, one window contains:
- a CDS encoding AfsR/SARP family transcriptional regulator: MRVKVLGPLGADVNGVNVVPTASKPRQILALLALYPGRVVPISTLMEEIWGVDLPASAPTTLQTYILQLRRRLSTAMGPDAPGTAKDILVTRYGGYLLQIPPEQVDLHEYERLVTVGQRAFDRGDDLMAATLFRRALDLWDGTALVDVRIGSVLEIEATRLEESRLVTIERRIDAELRLGRHCEFIAELTDLIARHPRHEGLHSQAMVALYRSGRQASALGVYQRLRTRLIEDLGVEPSPQLQRLHQAILTVDPRLDVIAGPQPSSTFDRYAS, from the coding sequence GTGAGGGTAAAGGTCCTCGGCCCGCTTGGTGCCGATGTCAACGGTGTGAATGTCGTACCAACCGCAAGTAAGCCCCGGCAGATACTGGCGCTTCTGGCTCTCTATCCAGGGCGGGTCGTTCCGATCTCGACGCTCATGGAGGAGATCTGGGGAGTCGATCTGCCCGCGAGCGCCCCGACGACGCTGCAGACGTACATCCTTCAGCTGCGGCGGCGGCTGAGCACGGCCATGGGCCCGGACGCCCCGGGCACCGCCAAGGACATCCTGGTCACCCGGTACGGTGGATACCTCCTCCAGATCCCGCCCGAACAGGTGGACCTCCACGAGTACGAGCGTCTGGTGACCGTGGGGCAGCGCGCGTTCGACAGAGGCGACGACCTGATGGCGGCCACCCTCTTCCGGCGGGCACTCGACCTCTGGGACGGGACCGCTCTGGTCGACGTGCGGATCGGTTCCGTGCTGGAGATCGAGGCGACCCGTCTGGAGGAGAGCCGTCTGGTCACCATAGAGCGGCGGATCGACGCCGAGCTGAGGCTGGGCCGGCACTGCGAGTTCATCGCGGAGCTGACCGATCTGATCGCGCGGCATCCCCGACACGAGGGCCTGCACTCGCAGGCGATGGTGGCGCTGTACCGCTCGGGCCGGCAGGCGTCGGCGCTGGGCGTCTACCAGCGCCTGCGGACCCGGCTGATCGAGGACCTGGGGGTGGAGCCGTCGCCGCAGTTGCAGCGGCTTCATCAGGCGATCCTCACGGTCGACCCGCGACTGGACGTGATCGCGGGGCCTCAGCCCTCGTCCACGTTCGACCGCTACGCGAGCTGA
- a CDS encoding acetylserotonin O-methyltransferase codes for MPPLPPARVVRAVERVRAALQSLTRKLAPPPFALLELVQGAMASQAIYVAAELRIAETLVDGPLEPERIAERTGADPDALHRLLRLLATYDIFAEQKDGRFKLTPMARALLQDTPMSMHGIARLMGHPIHWEDWGHLVDAVRTGEPSLPKLRGMDAFEYLEANAEYGAIFTNGMGAMSSTETEPLLAAYDFARYGTVVDFCGGRGDLLAGVLKKAPSARGILSDPRVGSNGAAAFLEEQGVSDRCTVADGGLFDAVPGGGDAYILKHIVHDWPEPQALEILGNVREAMNPGGRLLVMEMVIPDKLNGPHSGKLVDLWLMLLVGGKERTRAQYSDLLAKAGFKLERVVETPAAISIVEASRR; via the coding sequence ATGCCGCCACTGCCGCCCGCCCGTGTCGTCCGTGCCGTCGAAAGGGTGCGCGCAGCTCTGCAGAGTCTGACGCGCAAACTCGCACCGCCGCCGTTCGCACTCCTCGAACTCGTCCAGGGGGCCATGGCCAGCCAGGCGATCTACGTGGCCGCCGAGCTGCGCATCGCGGAGACCCTCGTGGACGGCCCGCTGGAGCCGGAGCGGATCGCGGAGAGGACCGGTGCGGACCCCGACGCGCTCCACCGCCTGCTGCGGCTGCTGGCGACCTATGACATCTTCGCCGAGCAGAAGGACGGGCGGTTCAAGCTGACCCCGATGGCCAGGGCGCTGCTCCAGGACACCCCGATGTCCATGCACGGCATAGCCCGGTTGATGGGCCACCCCATCCACTGGGAGGACTGGGGCCACCTGGTCGACGCGGTTCGCACCGGCGAGCCGAGCCTGCCCAAGTTGCGCGGTATGGACGCGTTCGAGTACCTGGAGGCCAATGCGGAGTACGGGGCGATCTTCACCAACGGCATGGGCGCGATGTCGAGCACGGAGACGGAACCGCTCCTCGCCGCCTACGACTTCGCGCGCTACGGCACCGTGGTCGACTTCTGCGGCGGCCGGGGCGACCTGCTCGCCGGCGTCCTGAAGAAGGCGCCCTCAGCGCGCGGGATCCTCTCCGACCCCCGCGTGGGATCCAACGGCGCCGCCGCCTTCCTCGAGGAGCAGGGCGTGTCCGACCGGTGCACGGTCGCGGACGGCGGCCTGTTCGACGCGGTACCCGGCGGCGGCGACGCGTACATCCTCAAGCACATCGTCCATGACTGGCCGGAGCCGCAGGCCCTGGAGATCCTGGGGAACGTGCGGGAGGCAATGAACCCCGGCGGCCGCCTGCTGGTGATGGAGATGGTCATCCCCGACAAGCTCAACGGCCCGCACTCCGGGAAGCTGGTCGACCTGTGGCTGATGCTGCTGGTCGGCGGCAAGGAGCGCACCCGCGCCCAGTACTCCGATCTGCTGGCCAAGGCCGGGTTCAAGCTGGAGCGCGTCGTGGAGACGCCGGCGGCGATCTCGATCGTCGAGGCGAGCCGGCGCTGA